A section of the Hemitrygon akajei chromosome 8, sHemAka1.3, whole genome shotgun sequence genome encodes:
- the elf3 gene encoding ETS-related transcription factor Elf-3 has protein sequence MMASSYGIGNILTDVMRSMYQTEDNQSLPTGAREQLGPMLNMDLPDSTSWFQIDPQLWSNQHVLEWISYHVEKHKYDASNIDLSFCDMDGATLLTLTKNQLVSIFGPLGEELYKSHQDLSKNSFDLIPDDFSDIFLQSILPDDCNEYEFLDTKITWNELDNEELPDHCKTLPDFQPSDPGYESAPTSPYSIDDSNPGSQSPSSPDSGGSESDFDHSIMHGQYRIQNEDFPKVSTMDYKAPKRGRGRPRKLGKEERNCTETKRSKHSPRGTHLWEFIRDILLHPEINNGLLKWEDRSEGIFKFLKSEAVAQLWGEKKKNSSMTYEKLSRAMRYYYKREILERVDGRRLVYKFGKNSSGWRVGDA, from the exons ATGATGGCTTCCAGCTACGGCATTGGCAATATCTTGACTGATGTTATGCGCTCCATGTACCAGACTGAAGACAACCAGTCCCTCCCCACGGGAGCCAGGGAACAGCTTGGTCCGATGCTAAACATGGATCTACCCG ATTCCACCTCTTGGTTTCAAATCGACCCCCAGTTATGGAGCAATCAACACGTCTTGGAGTGGATCAGCTACCACGTCGAGAAACACAAGTACGATGCCAGCAACATCGACCTGTCCTTCTGTGACATGGACGGCGCCACCCTCCTTACACTGACCAAGAACCAGCTTGTGTCCATCTTTGGTCCACTGGGGGAAGAACTCTACAAGAGCCATCAGGATTTAAGTAAAAACA GTTTTGATTTGATACCCGATGACTTCAGTGACATCTTCTTGCAAAGTATTCTCCCAGATGACTGCAATGAGTACGAGTTCCTGGACACAAAAATTA CCTGGAATGAACTTGACAATGAAGAATTGCCCGATCACTGTAAAACATTGCCAGACTTCCAACCTAGTGATCCTGGGTATGAATCTGCCCCCACATCGCCATATAGTATTGATGACTCCAATCCAG GATCCCAGTCTCCCAGCTCTCCAGACTCCGGTGGAAGTGAATCAGATTTTGATCACTCAATAATGCACGGGCAATACAGAATTCAGAATG AAGATTTCCCAAAAGTGTCGACCATGGATTACAAGGCTCCCAAGCGAGGAAGAGGAAGGCCAAGGAAGCTAGGCAAAGAAGAAAGGAACTGCACAGAAACCAAGCGAAGCAAACACT CCCCACGAGGCACACACCTTTGGGAGTTTATCAGGGATATCCTCCTCCATCCTGAGATCAACAATGGCCTCCTGAAGTGGGAAGATCGGTCTGAAGGGATCTTTAAGTTTCTTAAATCGGAGGCAGTCGCGCAGCTCTggggagagaaaaagaaaaacagCAGCATGACTTACGAGAAGCTCAGCAGAGCCATGAG GTATTATTACAAGCGTGAAATCCTGGAACGTGTGGATGGAAGGAGACTGGTCTACAAGTTTGGAAAGAATTCCAGTGGCTGGAGAGTTGGTGATGCATAA